A window from Micromonospora terminaliae encodes these proteins:
- a CDS encoding winged helix-turn-helix transcriptional regulator, which produces MSLTRRSLCPISQALELVGDRWSLLIVRDLAFAGKRRFRELLQSEEGISTTVLSDRLARLVEAGVLTRHGHPHHRQMAVYSLTPMGVDLLDVVVSLGIWGRRHLAVTDASGTPVADLERGGQAALEELKRRTLQEHVVNSSADGTSEP; this is translated from the coding sequence ATGTCCCTGACGCGGCGGTCCCTGTGCCCGATCAGCCAGGCGTTGGAGCTCGTCGGCGACAGGTGGAGCCTGCTGATCGTCAGGGACCTCGCGTTCGCCGGAAAACGCCGCTTCCGCGAGCTGCTGCAGTCCGAGGAGGGCATCTCGACCACCGTGCTGTCGGACCGGCTCGCGCGGCTGGTCGAAGCCGGCGTGCTGACGCGGCACGGCCATCCCCACCACCGGCAGATGGCCGTGTACAGCCTGACGCCCATGGGCGTTGACCTGCTCGATGTCGTGGTCAGCCTGGGCATCTGGGGCAGGCGGCATCTCGCGGTGACGGATGCGAGCGGCACCCCCGTCGCGGACCTGGAGCGGGGCGGACAAGCCGCCCTGGAAGAGCTCAAGCGACGGACGCTGCAGGAACACGTGGTGAACAGCTCCGCAGACGGGACCTCCGAGCCCTGA